The DNA window GCTTGCCAGTCAACAAAGCAAAGCAAGCAAAGAAGAACCTTTAACGGACAAGAAGACCAGGAAGCATCTCGCTTCGATAAACCGCTCGAACTGTGATAAATGGCTCTTGTACTTATTGTAAATGTGCTTTGTCATGCTGTTTCTGTTAGCAACATCCTCAAAGGGTTACATTATTTCCTTTCGCATAATAAATCATGGTTTCTAAAAGTATGATCAACTTTGCCCCATTACAACCAGTTTTAACCCAAAAGGATCGGAAAAGCTCGATGAAGTAGCTATCGCCACCTCTGTGGTCGGATCAGGAATCCTTCAACCGAACTTCCACGATCTGGCTTCGATCCAGCATGGTGAAGGGACGATGggagcagaaaaaataaagaatttggGCAAAAATTTCCCTTAGTTGTGTAGGATGGTCAGGACCCACCTGGACATACATTTTGGCCATTTATTAAGTTGCAAAGTATGTTAAAAGATAAATTATTGGGTTTATACCGTTTCCCTTGAGAATATGACCATATGAAGAGAAATGTTTTGGGACTGATGCATGTTGAGATTAGTTTTATCAGGCTTTAAGCTAATctaatagtttttctttttttccctcaatcATATACGGTTCCGAAAATCTAGGTGATTGACATaaatcctgtttttttcttcaaataaatcCAAAGGACCTGAGCTTCTGCGTTGTTACTATTTGACATCAACGAGATAtcgttgaaggcatcaccccacgaaactgaggtggtgcagattttaggtgggttcttataagggatagtagattatggagaggaggatgattccgtccatttcttcctaattgccgtaaaaaacggcccggaagaggcggcacgtgcacgaggctggcacgctccaatcgaactccttgtggaaaagagcgcgccggaacgctcggagccgtattttctgggccgttttttacggcaattaggaagaaacggacagaatcacccttccctcaataacctacgatccagtatacgaatactccaccggaaatccgtaccactccagattcgtggggtgatacctttaaacgACAGTATTGAAAATAGCTGTCTGTAGTGTTTTTCCATTCAACACCTGCGTGCTTGCAGATGATTGGTGTGCATGGGGAGCTCCTTGCGTTCTTTGCGCCCTTCTTGCGATGAAGTCTCCTGCATTGACGAAATAAAAGAGTTAGACCGGTTGAACCGCAGATTTCAggctagtttttttcttttagaaaaaagaaaaatagaagaaactgagctgttttttctcttctttttttctcttttcaccaTAGAAgctcgctcatttcttccttgctGACATTTACCATTGACTATTACCATTGGCAATTCCAAGTGGTAATAATGCAGTAATTTCTAGTCTAGTCTAATTCCTTTTATACAGTAGTTCTTAGAACCACtaagttcactttttttgttatttttttaaaatgacgAATCCTCCCTCGCTATTTCCGTCTCTtacattttcattatttctggtGGCGTTTTctggctacttttttttgagaaagaaaaaaaaaagtagccagaaaaaaaacctagcaGAACGGtgcttttttcgattttaaacTGTGACTAAAATTTTGCCGCTTCTAATACATGCCACATTTTTCCGGAATAgccggaatttttctttctagatgTCTAAGAAGAATAGTAAATATTACGTTTATATGCCTGAAACGTGAAATATACACATTTGAATATCACAATAGATTATTAATATAAATACGAGCTCATTGCAATgcaagaattcaaaaaaaaaacttgaaaaataacaTTGAATAAAATTACTCCCAAGCACTATTGAAGAGCTAAacgttattaattattaactgTAGCTCTTTAATAATGTTTTCGGTAATTTTCGTTAATCCTGGACCGAAACCCTGAATCAAGAAGGCTGTTCCTTGAATAGTTTGTTAAATGACAGCCGGTTAATGATTATTCTAGCCCATTGCGTTCCTGTTTTTCGGGAtttctcctctcttcttgaaacatCCGAAAATCGTTGAGAGGCGTGCGGCTTCCTCACGCGGAACCAGCTCTTCTTCCTGTGAATTGAACGCCTTGAACACGATGACTGGCTCCGTCGTAACCGTTTGTTTTTAATGTAAGAAATTCGTCTCGCTTCTGCTCTCAAACCCATCACTGGTGTCCTTAGATGTTGACCCtaaaaatggcaaaaattGGGGTAAGATCTAGTTAGAGGgtttgatggatttttttttaaatgaagtttCTAATGATTCGCATGTTGTAATATTTAGGGTCAGAGATTAATTTGGGCTTTTTGAGGGATCATTTAGATTTCCAAAGCTCCTGgatgctttttctttcttagtaACCTAAGCCACTGTCCATGTAGAGTCATATTAAGGGTTGACTCTTGAAAATACTCtcctaaaaatgaaaaagattcAAATCCAATAGGACTCAAAATGTTTAAATTACGcagattatttctttttatttatttatttatttatttatttatttatttatccacgTACACGAAATGTacaccaaaagaaaaacaaagaaacaaaaggtttgtctgagtcagaacatctaaaaaaaaagaaaaattggcaaCGTTGTTATTGTCGGA is part of the Necator americanus strain Aroian chromosome V, whole genome shotgun sequence genome and encodes:
- a CDS encoding hypothetical protein (NECATOR_CHRV.G20628.T2) encodes the protein MLHTKERTLTRGRRTLTTMAENPQVERIRSNEGQHLRTPVMGLRAEARRISYIKNKRLRRSQSSCSRRSIHRKKSWFRVRKPHASQRFSDVSRREEKSRKTGTQWARIIINRLSFNKLFKEQPS